TAGCTGACAATACTGAATCTTGGAATCTATCTTTTGACCAGTTTTGTAACTTTTTAAATCGGGCAGAAAATGTAGTGTCATGCATTTTGGGATGTAGTGCGATATACAATCCCGAAAAGGGCAGGGGCATATCCGTATTTGAAAGACCAAGTATGCTTATCGTGCTATCGATTTCCGCTTTACCCAGTTTGTGAAACAAATAGTCCGAGAAAGCCAGATCATTATAGATAATGGCTTTTTGCACGATCTGGTCCAATGGTACTTGGTTTTCACTATTAATGATTCCTTCATTGGACAGTGCTGCCTTAGCATTTTCGTGATTGGAGGCATCAATATACGGCAGTTGGTAGCGGTCTGTGGAATTTAGTGAGATAAGTTCTTTGGGACTAATATTGCCTTTTTCTATCAGGCGGGCATAGGTGGTAATCAGAAAGAGATTAGACAGCGTGCCCATGGTGCGCGCCTTTTCTCCTTGATAGCTAATAGTAGTATCAGGATTAATGCCCGAACGAGATACAACAGCAGCATGATTGGGATTTTCGCCAATGTATTCGGTTAGTCCTTTTAAAGAAGTTGCTTTAGAAACCCACTGTTGACCTTCTTGCAAATCCTTACTGTTATTAAAAAGAGTTGTAAGTGCATCAAGATTAAATCCAAAAACGATCAGAAAGATGAGCAGAAGGGTACCGAAAAAAGTTCCGGCAAATTTGAGGATACGCATAGATGGGATTACCAGTTAAATATGTAAGTGATCCCAAATATACGGACTTTGTTCCGCTAAATCAGCAAAGAATAGATCAAAATGATAGAGGTGAAACCGTCTTTGTTTTATCGTTCCACCTCCGCCGTTAATTAACCTACAAACTTCATCATTATGGCACAGAGATAGGCTGCATATGTACCGAGGGCATAGCCCATCACGGCCAACAGCACACCTACTGGAGCTAACGCAGGATGAAAAGCCGAGGCCACAATAGGGGCCGAAGCTGCGCCTCCCACATTAGCCTGACTACCCACTGCTACAAAGAAGAATGGAGCGTTGATTATTTTAGCTACCACAAAAAGAATAGTCACGTGAATGATAATCCAGAGCAGTCCGATTAAGAAGAAACCCGGATTTTCAAAAATGGCCAGTACATTCATCTTCATTCCAATAGTAGCTACAAGCACGTACAGAAAGAGACTGCCGAATTTTGAGGCACCTGCTCCTTCGAGCTTACGTGCAGGCGTGAAGGAAAGCGCAAGTCCACCGGTAGTGGCAATAACGATAATCCAGAAAAACCTAGAATCGAGGCTCAGATTACTTAAGTAGGGAAAGTTTTCGCCAATCCACGGAGCCATAAAGTCAGCACCCAAATGTCCGATAGCCGTAACCACAAAGGCAACAGCTACAATAGTGGTAATATCGGCAAGGGTTGGAATTTTGGCAATGCTCGCTTTATAATCCTCAATCTTTTTGCGGAGCTCAGTGATAGGCGAAGCATCGGCGTTAAACCAGTTGTCAATTTTTTCGGAAATGCCTGCGCCATACAGTAGAAAGCCCAACCAAATATTAGCTACAATGATATCTACCGTAACCATTGCCGAGAACAGATCATCACTGGGATTGAACACTTCGTACATGGCTGTTTGGTTGGCGCCACCGCCAATCCAGCTGCCGGCTACGGTTGAAAGCCCACGCCACAGAGCTTCCGGACCAGCACCGCCGGTCATTTCGGGTGCAAAGTAGCTAACGGTAAGTAGTGCCAGTGGACCGCCAATTGTGATACCAACTGTTCCAGCTAAAAACATGATGATAGCTTTAGGCCCAAGGCCGATAATGCCTTTGAAATCGATACTGAGCGTAAGCAGAACAAGGCTGGCCGGCAACAGATAGCGAGAAGCTACGAAATATAAGTTCGATTCTTCACCCGATATTACTCCCAGTGAATTAAAGATAGAGGGAATGAAATAACAGAGTAACAGAGAAGGAACAAAGGTATAAAATTTTTGCCACTTGGGATTATCACTGTTTGAGGTGATAAAGATAGCTGCCAGGATAAGAAGCAAAATTCCCAAGACGACGGCATCGTTGGTAAAGACCGGAGCTGCAAGAATATTAAACATAAGCTAATTTTGTTGAAATGATGACGCATGAATCTACATGATATTTGGGGTTTTTTGCAAATGGGATGAAAATAGAGCTGTAAAAGCTTATACTTAATCTATAATTTTAAATGAAAAAGTATTTGGCTATGAATATTGCCGTTATCGGCACCGGTAAAACCGGCGGTAAAGTCCTCGAGGTTTTAGATGATGATCAAATTATAGGTCCATTTGATTCTTCTAATAAACCTACTGTTGAAGCATTAGCTAAGGCAGATGCGGCTATTCTTTTTGTACCGGGTGCTGCGGCGGATGAATTAATTAATACACTTATGGAAGCCGGGATTCCAGCGGCATGGGGCACAACAGGTTATGAATGGCCGGATGATTTGGATGAACAGCTCAAGAAAAAAGATTTAACCTGGCTGCAAGCCTCAAACTTTAGTCTGGGGATGAATATTGTGCGCCGCTGTCTGGGGGTTATTGGACAGAGCTCATCGGTATTGGATAATCCCTCTTTTCATATTCACGAAATTCATCATACGGATAAGCAGGATGCGCCCAGTGGAACAGCTATTTCCTGGGAGCAATGGCTGGGGGAAGAAGCCCAAATCACCTCTGAGCGTAAAGGTGATATCAAAGGAATTCATCAGCTTAACGTGCAAACTGAGACTGAATCTATTGAATTAAAGCACCAAGCACACGATCGCAAAATTTTTGCTCAAGGTGCTATCTGGGCAACCGAACAGCTGGTTAATCGCGATATAGCTCCCGGCTTTTACAGCCTTTCAACTATATTTGATAATATAATGCAACAACAGTTATGAGTTTAACAGATACGCAACTATATACGGCACTCGTAACCCCCATGAAAGAAAATGGGGATTTGCATCTTGATGACTTGGCATCGCTTATTCACCGGCAGGATGAGGCTGGGAATGGCGTGCTTGTGCTGGGCAGTACGGGCGAAGGATTGGCCCAGAGTCTAGAACATAAAAAGCAGGTAGTAAAAACAGCATCGAGTTTAAATATAGATGTGCCCATTATGGTGGGTGTAGGTGGCTTTAACTTGCGTAATCAGATCGAATGGATTGAATATTGCCACCAGTTTGATGTGGATTCATTTCTACTGGTGACGCCGCTCTATGCCAAGCCGGGTGCTAAAGGACAGGTACAGTGGTTTAAGTCACTACTTGATACTGCCGACCGGCCGTGCATGCTGTATAATGTGCCGTCGCGGACCGGCATTTCAATGAGTCCGCTGGTACTTAAAGAGTTAGCTGATCATCCTAATTTTCATGCTGTCAAAGAGGCCAGTGGCAGTATCGATGATTATCAGCAGTATCGTAAAGCAGCAAAAGATATTGCTTTTTACAGCGGTGATGACGCACTACTTCCCTTTTTTGCTATGGCTGGTTGCCACGGACTTGTTTCGGTGGCAGCAAATGTATGGCCCCATGCCACGCATGAATATGTGAGCCGGTCTCTTGATGGACGAGGTCCCGAATTGTTGCCGCTATGGCAGGAGTGTACGGATGCATTGTTCAAAGGACCAAACCCCGTGCCGGCGAAAGTATTGTTGCACGAAAAGGAAGAGATTGAACACTCGACCTTACACCCGCCGCTCACTGAAGATGATGTAGAAGATATAAGCCTGCTGAAAAATGCAGATAATATGATTGAGCAGTGGTATAGTGAAATAGAGTAGATCCAATCCTGAACTTATTCCAGGATTTGATTAGCTTACTTATTGCAGTACTCTGCTTTGAAAAGAGTTTTACAATAATTTTAGGATAGCCGTCGGGAAGTCGCCCGCCGGACTACGAAAAAGCTTCATATAACTAAAAAATAATTTACAATGAGTAATAACTGGGAAGACATTTTAGATCAATTGGAAACTGGAGAAATACGTGCTGCCGAACCGAAAGGAGATGGCTGGGAGGCAAACCGAGAAGTTAAGGAGGCTATCTTGGAATCTTTCAGTGCGGGAGAAAATACTGAATATTCGGGTATCTACGAGGGGTTTGTTGACAAACATAATCTGCCGCCTCAGAAGTTTAAATCGGAACAGAATGTACGCTTGGTTCCCGGCGGATCATCGGTGCGGCGCGGAGCCTATGTGGCTTCCGGAGTTATCCTTATGCCTCCGGCTTACGTTAATGTAGGCGGCTATGTGGATGAGGGGGCTATGATTGACAGTCATGCTTTGGTAGGATCATGTGCGCAGGTTGGTAAAAATGTGCATCTTTCTGCCGGCGTTCAGCTGGGTGGTGTGTTAGAACCGGTGGGATTACGTCCTGTAGTAATTGAAGATGATTGCTTTATTGGCGCAGGTTCGGTAATCGTAGAGGGAATTCTCGTTAAAGAAGGCGCCGTGATTGCTCCCGGTGTTACACTTTCAAAATCAATACCTGTGTATGACTGCGTAAATGAAGAAGTGCTTGGTAAAGGGGCCGACATCCCGGAGCGAGCAGTGGTCGTACCGGGGACGCGTCCCATGAGTGGCGAGTGGGCACAGGAGCAGGGACTCAATGTTGCATGTCCGCTTATCGTAAAATATCGTGATGCCGACAGTGATGCTTCTCTTGAGCTGGAAGATGCTCTCCGGTAATAAATCCGTTTGTGGAATAAAAACGTATATAATAATAGCGGTATTATATTGTTCTTAAAATAGCAGCGAATGGGGACTGTTAATCAATAACTATTATGATGAAATCCATAACAAAGTTTTTAAGTGTATTTTTGGGCCTGTTATTTATTGTCAGCTGTGCAGCGAAAGAGGCACCGCAGAACAAACAGGGAGAAAAAACTGAGCCCGATCTCACCGAAGAGCAGCTGGCTAAACTCGAAACGGCTTATTTTGCAAGTGGATGTTTTTGGTGCACGGAAGCTGTCTTTGAGCGGGTGAAAGGTGTTAAGGAAGTGGTGTCCGGTTATGCGGGTGGCGATAAACCGAATCCCAGTTACAAAGAAGTGGCTTCCGGCTCTACGGAATATGCCGAAAGTGTTCGCGTGCGATACGATTCTGATGTAGTGAGTTATCGGCAGTTGGTGAAGGTATTTTATGGATCACATGATCCCACGCAGCTTAACCGACAGGGACCGGATGTGGGGAAACAATACCGGTCGGTTATTTTTTATCAGAATGATGAAGAACTAGCTATTGCCAAAGAGATTAAGAAGAAACTGGAAGAGGCCGGCAAGTATAAGGATCCGATTGTAACTAAGTTTACAAAATACGATCAATTTTACGAGGCTGAAGATTACCACCAGGGATATTATGATGCGCACCCCAATGATTCATACATCGTAAATGTATCGAAGCCAAAAGTAGAGAAGTTTATAAAGAACTTTAAACATCTGCTAAAAGAGCAGTACAAAGATTAGGAATCCCTTCCCTTACAAAATTCACAAAATGTGAAATTGTCATCGCAAGCCCCACAATTTTTGGGGTGTGGCGATCTCGAATATTGTGTGTATT
The sequence above is a segment of the Fodinibius salinus genome. Coding sequences within it:
- a CDS encoding serine hydrolase; protein product: MRILKFAGTFFGTLLLIFLIVFGFNLDALTTLFNNSKDLQEGQQWVSKATSLKGLTEYIGENPNHAAVVSRSGINPDTTISYQGEKARTMGTLSNLFLITTYARLIEKGNISPKELISLNSTDRYQLPYIDASNHENAKAALSNEGIINSENQVPLDQIVQKAIIYNDLAFSDYLFHKLGKAEIDSTISILGLSNTDMPLPFSGLYIALHPKMHDTTFSARFKKLQNWSKDRFQDSVLSATKHFRDNNQFHKKVISVFEEQQGLGTGFTERRDALNMFPKSTADELSQLMVQLEQDSLLSPAISRRVKNIMDWPYERQSLNNDFKHYGAIYDNRLGLLNGIDYGASVYSKEPFGQAVFFDSLQVAFWFHMSSNLMHQDYQQRLMWDPALRKATQKEISTQ
- a CDS encoding DUF819 domain-containing protein, which produces MFNILAAPVFTNDAVVLGILLLILAAIFITSNSDNPKWQKFYTFVPSLLLCYFIPSIFNSLGVISGEESNLYFVASRYLLPASLVLLTLSIDFKGIIGLGPKAIIMFLAGTVGITIGGPLALLTVSYFAPEMTGGAGPEALWRGLSTVAGSWIGGGANQTAMYEVFNPSDDLFSAMVTVDIIVANIWLGFLLYGAGISEKIDNWFNADASPITELRKKIEDYKASIAKIPTLADITTIVAVAFVVTAIGHLGADFMAPWIGENFPYLSNLSLDSRFFWIIVIATTGGLALSFTPARKLEGAGASKFGSLFLYVLVATIGMKMNVLAIFENPGFFLIGLLWIIIHVTILFVVAKIINAPFFFVAVGSQANVGGAASAPIVASAFHPALAPVGVLLAVMGYALGTYAAYLCAIMMKFVG
- a CDS encoding 4-hydroxy-tetrahydrodipicolinate reductase, giving the protein MKKYLAMNIAVIGTGKTGGKVLEVLDDDQIIGPFDSSNKPTVEALAKADAAILFVPGAAADELINTLMEAGIPAAWGTTGYEWPDDLDEQLKKKDLTWLQASNFSLGMNIVRRCLGVIGQSSSVLDNPSFHIHEIHHTDKQDAPSGTAISWEQWLGEEAQITSERKGDIKGIHQLNVQTETESIELKHQAHDRKIFAQGAIWATEQLVNRDIAPGFYSLSTIFDNIMQQQL
- the dapA gene encoding 4-hydroxy-tetrahydrodipicolinate synthase: MSLTDTQLYTALVTPMKENGDLHLDDLASLIHRQDEAGNGVLVLGSTGEGLAQSLEHKKQVVKTASSLNIDVPIMVGVGGFNLRNQIEWIEYCHQFDVDSFLLVTPLYAKPGAKGQVQWFKSLLDTADRPCMLYNVPSRTGISMSPLVLKELADHPNFHAVKEASGSIDDYQQYRKAAKDIAFYSGDDALLPFFAMAGCHGLVSVAANVWPHATHEYVSRSLDGRGPELLPLWQECTDALFKGPNPVPAKVLLHEKEEIEHSTLHPPLTEDDVEDISLLKNADNMIEQWYSEIE
- a CDS encoding 2,3,4,5-tetrahydropyridine-2,6-dicarboxylate N-succinyltransferase, giving the protein MSNNWEDILDQLETGEIRAAEPKGDGWEANREVKEAILESFSAGENTEYSGIYEGFVDKHNLPPQKFKSEQNVRLVPGGSSVRRGAYVASGVILMPPAYVNVGGYVDEGAMIDSHALVGSCAQVGKNVHLSAGVQLGGVLEPVGLRPVVIEDDCFIGAGSVIVEGILVKEGAVIAPGVTLSKSIPVYDCVNEEVLGKGADIPERAVVVPGTRPMSGEWAQEQGLNVACPLIVKYRDADSDASLELEDALR
- the msrA gene encoding peptide-methionine (S)-S-oxide reductase MsrA — protein: MMKSITKFLSVFLGLLFIVSCAAKEAPQNKQGEKTEPDLTEEQLAKLETAYFASGCFWCTEAVFERVKGVKEVVSGYAGGDKPNPSYKEVASGSTEYAESVRVRYDSDVVSYRQLVKVFYGSHDPTQLNRQGPDVGKQYRSVIFYQNDEELAIAKEIKKKLEEAGKYKDPIVTKFTKYDQFYEAEDYHQGYYDAHPNDSYIVNVSKPKVEKFIKNFKHLLKEQYKD